In Flavivirga abyssicola, the following are encoded in one genomic region:
- a CDS encoding YfiT family bacillithiol transferase: protein MTEQQLEKLKYPIGKFKSPTHITKQDIESWISILEHFPNRLENLVKDLTDDQLDTVYRPGGWTVRQVVHHISDSHHHSYTRFKWALTEDKPLIKAYFEDRWAELIDSKTAPIEMSINHIKAIHFKLVYLLKTLSLDDLNTSFIHPETSSEILLSYNIGNYAWHSNHHYAHIANLLMKKS from the coding sequence ATGACAGAGCAACAATTAGAAAAACTTAAATACCCGATAGGGAAGTTTAAATCTCCAACACATATTACTAAACAAGATATTGAAAGTTGGATTTCCATATTAGAACACTTTCCAAATCGCTTAGAAAATCTTGTTAAAGACTTAACAGACGATCAATTAGATACTGTATACAGACCTGGTGGTTGGACTGTAAGGCAGGTGGTGCATCACATATCCGATAGTCATCATCATTCTTATACCAGATTTAAATGGGCATTAACAGAAGATAAACCGCTTATAAAAGCTTATTTTGAAGACCGTTGGGCAGAACTCATAGATTCTAAAACAGCCCCAATAGAGATGTCAATCAATCATATTAAAGCTATACATTTTAAACTTGTTTATCTTTTAAAAACGTTATCTCTGGATGACTTAAATACTAGTTTTATTCATCCGGAAACAAGTTCAGAAATACTTTTAAGTTATAATATAGGTAATTATGCGTGGCACAGCAATCACCATTATGCACATATAGCGAATTTATTGATGAAAAAAAGTTGA
- a CDS encoding peptidylprolyl isomerase translates to MQDGLYAKFNTTKGEILVALEYQKTPGTVGNFVALAEGNLENKVKPQGTPYYDGLKFHRVIPDFMIQGGCPQGSGSGNPGYQFDDEFHPDLKHDAPGVLSMANAGPGTNGSQFFITHVETPWLDNNHTVFGKVAEGQDVVDAIAQGDSIDSLEIIRVGNDAEAYNAVESFRTFEGSREKRLAEAKQAAEAELDKIATGFNKTESGLRYQIIQEGSGINAETGKTVSVHYKGQLPDGTVFDSSYKRNQPIDFPLGVGQVIPGWDEGIGLLKVGDKARFVIPSHLGYGSRGAGGVIPPDATLIFDVELMDVK, encoded by the coding sequence ATGCAAGACGGTTTATACGCAAAATTTAATACAACAAAAGGAGAGATACTTGTGGCTTTAGAATATCAAAAAACACCTGGAACAGTAGGTAATTTTGTTGCTTTGGCTGAAGGTAATCTTGAAAATAAGGTAAAACCTCAGGGAACACCTTACTATGATGGTTTAAAATTTCATAGAGTTATTCCAGATTTTATGATTCAAGGAGGATGCCCACAAGGTTCAGGTTCTGGAAATCCAGGGTATCAATTTGATGATGAATTTCATCCAGATTTAAAACATGATGCTCCTGGAGTTTTATCTATGGCAAATGCAGGACCAGGGACTAATGGAAGTCAGTTTTTTATCACTCATGTTGAAACACCGTGGTTAGATAACAATCATACTGTTTTTGGTAAAGTAGCAGAGGGACAAGATGTTGTTGATGCTATAGCCCAAGGAGATTCTATCGATAGCCTAGAAATAATTCGTGTAGGTAATGATGCAGAAGCTTATAATGCTGTTGAGTCTTTTAGAACCTTTGAAGGCTCTAGAGAAAAAAGATTGGCGGAAGCAAAACAAGCGGCAGAAGCTGAATTGGATAAAATTGCAACAGGTTTTAATAAAACGGAGAGCGGTTTACGTTATCAAATAATTCAAGAGGGAAGTGGCATAAATGCAGAAACTGGTAAAACAGTATCGGTTCATTATAAAGGGCAATTGCCTGATGGCACTGTTTTCGATTCTTCATACAAGCGTAATCAACCAATTGATTTTCCTTTAGGAGTAGGTCAAGTCATTCCAGGCTGGGATGAAGGGATTGGTTTGCTAAAAGTAGGAGACAAGGCACGTTTTGTAATACCTAGTCATTTAGGGTATGGAAGTAGAGGTGCTGGAGGTGTGATACCACCAGATGCTACTCTTATTTTTGATGTTGAATTGATGGATGTGAAATAA
- a CDS encoding ATP-dependent DNA helicase RecQ, protein MLLTKSDLHSALKKYFGFNQFKGLQEDVVESVLSKNHTFVIMPTGGGKSLCYQLPALMQEGTAIVVSPLIALMKNQVDAIRGISNEEGVAHVLNSSLNKTEVKRVKEDIVNGVTKLLYVAPESLTKEENVEFLRSVKISFMAIDEAHCISEWGHDFRPEYRNLRHIIARIGERIPIIGLTATATPKVQEDIIKNLGISNAKTFKASFNRPNLYYEVRPKTKNVDADIIRFIKQNEGKSGIVYCLSRKRVEELAQVLQVNGIKAVPYHAGLDAKSRSSYQDKFLMEDVDVVVATIAFGMGIDKPDVRFVIHHDIPKSIESYYQETGRAGRDGGEGHCLAYYAYKDIEKLEKFMSGKPVAEQEIGHALLQEVVAFAETSISRRKFILHYFGEEFDNETGEGGDMDDNVRHPKKKHEAKEDAVVLLETIQKTNEKYKSKDLVNVIVGKENALINSHKTNEQPFFGKGKDKDNKYWMALLRQVLVAGYLRKDIETYGVIKLSESGRSFISKPLSFMMTEDHIFEGEQEDGTIITAAKSGGAVADELLMGMLKDLRKKNAKKLEVPPFVIFQDPSLEDMALKYPVNLPELANVHGVGEGKAKKYGKDFVELISRYVEENDIVRPDDLVVKSTGINSANKLYIIQNIDRKLPLDDIASSKGMSMEEFVKEMEVIVYSGTKLNINYWIDDILDEDQQEEIHDYFMESESDNIDDAIEEFDGDYDDEELRLYRIKFISEVAN, encoded by the coding sequence ATGTTATTAACCAAAAGTGATCTGCATTCTGCTCTTAAAAAATATTTTGGATTCAACCAATTCAAGGGCTTGCAGGAAGATGTTGTCGAAAGTGTTTTATCAAAAAATCATACGTTTGTAATTATGCCAACTGGTGGCGGAAAGTCACTATGTTACCAGTTACCTGCATTAATGCAAGAAGGAACCGCTATTGTAGTATCGCCATTAATAGCGTTAATGAAAAATCAGGTAGATGCCATTCGCGGAATCTCTAATGAAGAGGGCGTTGCGCATGTACTAAATTCTTCATTGAATAAAACCGAAGTAAAACGTGTTAAAGAAGATATTGTTAATGGGGTTACGAAATTACTTTATGTCGCACCAGAATCTTTAACCAAAGAAGAAAATGTAGAGTTTTTGCGTTCTGTAAAAATATCTTTCATGGCGATTGATGAAGCACATTGTATTAGTGAATGGGGACACGATTTTAGACCAGAGTATAGAAATTTACGACATATTATTGCTAGAATAGGAGAACGTATTCCTATTATTGGGTTAACAGCCACTGCAACACCCAAAGTTCAGGAAGATATTATAAAGAATTTGGGTATAAGTAATGCGAAAACCTTTAAAGCCTCTTTCAACAGACCTAATTTATATTATGAGGTAAGACCCAAAACAAAAAATGTAGATGCCGATATTATTAGATTCATAAAACAAAATGAAGGAAAGTCTGGTATAGTATATTGTTTAAGTAGAAAAAGAGTGGAAGAACTCGCTCAAGTACTACAAGTAAATGGTATCAAAGCCGTACCATATCATGCAGGATTAGATGCGAAATCAAGATCTAGCTATCAAGATAAGTTCTTAATGGAAGATGTCGATGTGGTTGTGGCTACTATTGCCTTTGGTATGGGCATAGATAAACCAGATGTACGCTTTGTAATTCATCATGATATTCCTAAAAGTATAGAAAGTTATTATCAAGAAACTGGTAGAGCAGGGCGTGATGGAGGCGAAGGACATTGTTTAGCATATTATGCATATAAAGACATTGAAAAATTAGAGAAATTTATGTCTGGTAAGCCTGTTGCAGAACAAGAAATTGGACATGCATTATTGCAAGAAGTTGTTGCTTTCGCAGAAACATCTATCTCTAGAAGAAAATTTATTTTACATTATTTTGGAGAAGAATTTGATAATGAGACCGGAGAAGGTGGCGATATGGATGATAATGTTAGGCACCCTAAAAAGAAGCATGAAGCCAAAGAGGATGCCGTAGTATTATTAGAAACGATACAAAAAACGAACGAAAAATATAAATCTAAAGACTTGGTAAACGTTATTGTTGGTAAAGAGAACGCCTTAATTAATTCTCATAAAACCAATGAACAACCATTTTTTGGAAAAGGTAAAGACAAAGACAACAAATATTGGATGGCTTTATTAAGGCAAGTATTGGTTGCAGGATATCTTAGAAAAGATATTGAAACTTATGGTGTCATAAAATTAAGTGAATCTGGCAGATCTTTTATAAGTAAACCATTGTCGTTTATGATGACTGAAGATCACATCTTTGAAGGAGAACAGGAAGACGGTACTATTATTACAGCAGCAAAAAGTGGTGGAGCCGTAGCTGATGAATTATTAATGGGGATGCTTAAAGATTTGCGTAAAAAGAATGCAAAAAAGTTAGAAGTACCACCATTTGTTATTTTCCAAGACCCTTCGCTTGAAGATATGGCTTTGAAATACCCTGTTAACTTACCAGAACTGGCAAATGTGCATGGTGTTGGTGAAGGAAAAGCTAAAAAATACGGTAAAGATTTTGTAGAATTAATCTCCAGATATGTTGAAGAAAATGATATAGTCCGTCCAGATGATCTGGTCGTAAAATCAACAGGAATTAACTCAGCTAACAAGCTATATATTATTCAGAATATAGATAGAAAATTGCCTTTAGATGATATTGCCTCATCAAAGGGGATGTCCATGGAAGAATTCGTTAAAGAAATGGAAGTTATTGTTTATTCTGGGACTAAATTGAATATCAATTATTGGATAGATGATATTTTAGATGAAGATCAGCAAGAAGAAATTCATGATTATTTTATGGAATCTGAATCTGATAATATTGATGATGCTATTGAAGAATTTGATGGCGATTATGACGATGAAGAATTACGTCTATATCGTATAAAGTTTATTAGTGAAGTAGCTAATTAA
- a CDS encoding KpsF/GutQ family sugar-phosphate isomerase: MNSKNSITQTAKLTINTESQAISNLANLITDDFADAVQLIYNSKGRVIITGIGKSAIIANKIVATLNSTGTPSVFMHAADAIHGDLGLILKDDVVICISKSGNTPEIKVLVPLIKSANNKMIAITGNEDSFLGQHADFILNAYVEKEACPNNLAPTTSTTAQLVIGDALAVCLLELRGFSSNDFAKYHPGGALGKKLYLRVQDISSVNEKPKVIPSTNIKDVIIEITEKMLGVTAVVENDEITGIITDGDLRRMLSKVDDFSSLTAKDIMSANPKRINADAMAIEALEVMETNGISQLLVEENGKYAGVIHLHDLIKEGII, translated from the coding sequence TTGAATAGTAAAAATTCTATTACTCAAACCGCAAAACTAACAATAAATACAGAAAGTCAAGCTATTTCAAATCTTGCTAATTTAATAACAGATGATTTTGCTGATGCGGTGCAACTCATTTACAACTCCAAAGGCCGAGTAATTATTACAGGAATTGGCAAAAGTGCCATTATTGCGAATAAAATTGTAGCCACATTAAACTCAACCGGAACACCATCCGTTTTTATGCACGCGGCAGATGCTATTCATGGTGACCTAGGACTTATTCTTAAAGATGATGTTGTTATTTGTATTTCTAAAAGTGGAAATACACCAGAAATTAAAGTTTTAGTCCCTCTTATTAAAAGTGCTAATAATAAAATGATTGCCATAACAGGAAATGAAGATTCCTTTTTAGGGCAACATGCTGATTTTATTTTAAACGCATATGTTGAAAAAGAAGCTTGCCCAAATAACTTAGCACCTACTACAAGTACCACAGCTCAGTTAGTTATTGGTGATGCGCTAGCTGTTTGCTTATTAGAACTACGAGGTTTTTCTAGTAATGATTTTGCAAAATATCATCCAGGGGGTGCCCTAGGAAAAAAATTATATTTACGTGTTCAAGATATATCATCTGTAAACGAAAAGCCTAAAGTAATTCCATCTACAAACATAAAAGATGTCATCATAGAGATTACCGAAAAAATGTTAGGTGTTACTGCTGTTGTAGAAAATGATGAAATTACAGGTATTATTACTGATGGTGACTTACGTAGAATGTTGAGTAAAGTTGATGATTTTTCATCGTTAACAGCTAAAGATATAATGAGTGCGAATCCAAAACGCATTAATGCTGATGCTATGGCTATTGAAGCTTTAGAGGTTATGGAAACAAATGGCATATCTCAGTTGCTAGTTGAAGAAAACGGTAAATACGCCGGTGTGATTCATTTACACGATTTAATAAAAGAAGGCATTATATAA
- the tatC gene encoding twin-arginine translocase subunit TatC encodes MAKKDINEMSFLDHLEDLRWHLIRICLAVVIIATLAFIFSRFIFDTIIFAPLNMSFPTYDFLCKTATFINVDTTFCNEKIPLIIQNRTMAGQFSADIWTAILGGFIISFPYVIYQLWKFISPGLHANERKHSRGFIVISSFLFFLGVLFGYYIVTPLSINFLANYSISTMVDNQIDISSYIALVRSSALASGLIFELPIIIYFLTKIGLVTPEFLKKYRKYALVIVLILSAIITPPDIASQVIVAIPIIILYQVSIYISKVVIRNQKRKEKRHVRHS; translated from the coding sequence ATGGCAAAAAAAGATATAAATGAGATGTCTTTTTTAGATCATCTTGAAGATTTAAGGTGGCATTTAATTAGAATCTGTTTAGCAGTCGTAATCATTGCTACTTTGGCTTTTATTTTTAGTAGATTTATATTTGACACTATTATTTTCGCACCATTAAACATGAGTTTCCCAACTTATGACTTTTTATGCAAAACAGCCACTTTTATAAATGTAGATACTACTTTTTGTAATGAAAAAATACCTTTAATTATACAAAACAGAACCATGGCTGGACAATTTTCGGCCGATATATGGACTGCTATTTTAGGCGGTTTTATCATTTCCTTTCCGTATGTTATTTATCAATTGTGGAAATTTATTAGCCCTGGTTTGCATGCTAATGAGCGTAAACACTCCAGAGGTTTTATTGTTATTTCATCATTTTTATTCTTTTTAGGCGTGTTATTCGGTTACTATATTGTAACACCTTTGTCGATTAACTTTTTAGCAAACTACAGTATCTCTACAATGGTTGATAATCAAATTGATATCAGCTCGTATATTGCACTAGTTAGATCTTCAGCTTTGGCTTCTGGTTTGATTTTTGAGCTTCCAATTATCATTTATTTTCTAACCAAAATAGGATTGGTTACACCTGAGTTCCTAAAAAAATACAGAAAATATGCTTTGGTAATTGTATTAATTTTATCTGCAATTATTACACCACCAGATATTGCCAGTCAGGTCATTGTAGCCATTCCAATTATCATTCTGTACCAGGTGAGTATTTATATTTCTAAAGTTGTTATTAGAAATCAAAAACGAAAAGAAAAAAGACATGTCCGACATAGTTAA
- a CDS encoding carboxymuconolactone decarboxylase family protein: protein MSDIVNEFNEYRSKMNDKILEDNNKVIKRIFNLDTNAYAEGALDVKTKELLGLVASTVLRCDDCIKYHMETSYKIGLKKEEVVEALSIATLVGGTIVIPHLRRAYEFWDALEAQN from the coding sequence ATGTCCGACATAGTTAATGAATTTAATGAGTATCGTTCCAAAATGAACGATAAAATTTTAGAAGACAATAATAAAGTAATAAAACGCATCTTCAATTTAGACACTAACGCATATGCTGAAGGGGCTTTAGATGTTAAAACGAAAGAACTTTTAGGTTTAGTGGCCTCGACAGTTTTACGTTGCGATGATTGTATAAAATACCATATGGAAACCAGTTACAAAATTGGTTTAAAAAAAGAGGAAGTTGTTGAAGCTTTAAGCATCGCTACTTTAGTTGGTGGCACCATAGTTATTCCTCATTTACGTCGTGCTTATGAATTCTGGGATGCCTTAGAAGCTCAGAATTAA
- the lptB gene encoding LPS export ABC transporter ATP-binding protein — MILKAQNLMKSYSGRKVVKDVSLEVNQGEIVGLLGPNGAGKTTSFYMIVGLIKPNGGHIFLDNTEITKYPMYKRAQNGIGYLAQEASVFRKLSIEDNILSVLQLTKLSKQEQHHKMESLIEEFGLGHIRKSRGDLLSGGERRRTEIARALATDPSFILLDEPFAGVDPVAVEDIQRIVAQLTKKNIGILITDHNVQETLAITDRTYLMFEGSILKAGKPEELANDEMVRKVYLGQNFELRKKKIRD, encoded by the coding sequence ATGATTTTAAAAGCCCAAAATTTGATGAAGTCCTATAGTGGACGAAAAGTAGTTAAAGATGTTTCTCTTGAAGTTAATCAAGGTGAAATTGTTGGTCTTTTAGGACCTAATGGCGCAGGGAAAACGACATCTTTTTATATGATTGTTGGTTTAATAAAACCCAATGGTGGTCATATTTTCTTAGATAATACAGAAATTACTAAATACCCAATGTACAAACGTGCACAGAATGGTATTGGCTATTTGGCGCAGGAAGCTTCGGTTTTTAGAAAATTAAGTATTGAAGATAATATTCTAAGTGTTTTACAACTTACAAAACTAAGTAAGCAGGAACAACATCATAAAATGGAGTCTCTTATTGAAGAGTTTGGTTTAGGGCATATTCGTAAAAGCCGAGGAGATTTATTATCCGGTGGCGAACGTCGTCGTACAGAGATTGCTCGTGCCTTAGCAACAGACCCTAGTTTTATTTTATTAGATGAACCATTTGCAGGGGTTGACCCTGTAGCTGTTGAAGACATACAACGTATTGTAGCGCAGCTTACCAAAAAGAATATCGGTATTTTAATTACCGATCACAATGTACAAGAAACACTAGCTATTACCGATAGAACCTATTTAATGTTTGAAGGTAGTATTCTTAAAGCTGGTAAACCAGAAGAGCTAGCCAATGATGAAATGGTACGTAAGGTATATTTAGGTCAGAACTTTGAACTTCGTAAGAAGAAAATTCGAGATTAG
- a CDS encoding SPFH domain-containing protein, whose amino-acid sequence MKEEKIIAPANGYLMLFVFLIMFIGSIITLIITKNFIFILFIIIAICIKPGFIMVQPNNSRVLLLFGKYVGTINKNGFYWVNPFFTKKKISLRASNFDSERLKVNDKLGNPIMISTILVWRVQDTYKAAFDVDNYENFVRVQTDAAVRKLASMYPYDNFADDGHTEDITLRSSVNEVSETLEKEIHERLSIAGIEVLEARIGYLAYAQEIANAMLKRQQATAIVAARHKIVEGAVSMVEMALEELGKKSIVDLDEERKAAMVSNLMVILCGDKDASPVLNTGTLNQ is encoded by the coding sequence ATGAAGGAAGAAAAAATCATTGCACCTGCTAACGGATATCTTATGCTATTCGTTTTTTTAATTATGTTTATTGGAAGTATCATTACTTTAATTATAACCAAAAATTTCATTTTTATTTTATTTATAATTATTGCTATTTGTATTAAACCAGGTTTTATAATGGTACAGCCAAACAACTCTAGGGTATTATTACTTTTCGGAAAATATGTAGGTACAATTAATAAAAATGGTTTCTATTGGGTAAATCCTTTTTTTACTAAAAAGAAAATATCATTACGGGCTAGTAACTTTGATAGTGAGCGTTTAAAAGTGAATGATAAACTTGGTAATCCTATTATGATTAGCACAATTTTGGTTTGGAGAGTCCAAGATACTTATAAAGCTGCTTTTGATGTAGATAATTATGAAAACTTTGTTCGTGTGCAAACAGATGCTGCTGTTCGTAAACTGGCAAGCATGTATCCTTACGATAATTTTGCAGATGATGGACATACTGAAGATATTACACTACGTTCTAGTGTTAACGAGGTTAGTGAAACTTTAGAAAAAGAAATACATGAGCGCTTATCTATCGCAGGAATTGAAGTATTAGAAGCAAGAATTGGTTATTTAGCTTATGCTCAAGAAATTGCAAACGCGATGCTAAAACGTCAACAAGCAACAGCTATAGTTGCTGCCAGACATAAAATTGTAGAAGGTGCTGTGAGTATGGTTGAAATGGCTCTTGAAGAATTGGGAAAGAAAAGTATTGTAGATTTAGACGAAGAGCGAAAAGCAGCCATGGTTAGTAATCTTATGGTTATACTTTGCGGTGATAAAGATGCTTCTCCTGTTCTAAATACTGGCACTTTAAATCAATAA
- a CDS encoding Arc family DNA-binding protein, translated as MAKKKAFALRINEDMLKAIEKWAADEFRSTNGQIEWMLNESLKKAKRSPKNKNSEENN; from the coding sequence ATGGCTAAAAAAAAAGCTTTTGCATTGCGAATAAATGAAGATATGCTTAAAGCTATAGAAAAATGGGCTGCGGATGAATTCCGCAGCACAAATGGCCAAATTGAGTGGATGCTAAACGAAAGTTTAAAAAAAGCCAAACGTAGTCCTAAAAATAAAAATTCGGAAGAAAACAATTAA
- a CDS encoding DUF808 domain-containing protein gives MASGFFALLDDIAALMDDVVVMSKITTKKTAGILGDDLAVNAEKATGFVSSRELPVLWAITKGSALNKLIILPIAFLLSAFAPWAVTLSLVLGGVYLAFEGAEKIYEFFVPHKHAKETVDNSNISKEDQLTLEKKKIKSAIFTDFILSVEIVIIALGTVLGKPILFQVLVVSIVAIIATVGVYGIVALIVRMDDLGYKLVSLSSKEKSVSKFIGNFLIRALPIVIKSLSVIGTVALMLVAGGIFVHNIEFFHHFLEILPSYVKDFIVGLLVGFVALLMVKLFKTIKKKLFKNKIGEA, from the coding sequence ATGGCATCAGGATTTTTTGCACTACTAGATGACATAGCAGCTTTAATGGATGACGTTGTGGTAATGAGTAAGATTACCACAAAAAAGACAGCTGGTATCTTAGGCGATGATTTAGCGGTGAATGCTGAAAAAGCTACAGGATTTGTTTCTTCCAGAGAGTTGCCTGTTTTGTGGGCAATTACTAAAGGATCTGCACTTAACAAGTTAATTATTTTGCCAATAGCCTTTTTATTGAGTGCTTTTGCACCTTGGGCTGTTACTTTATCATTAGTATTAGGAGGTGTTTATTTGGCTTTTGAGGGTGCAGAAAAAATATATGAATTTTTTGTGCCCCATAAACATGCTAAAGAGACTGTTGATAATTCAAACATATCAAAGGAAGACCAATTAACTCTCGAAAAGAAGAAAATAAAATCAGCAATCTTTACTGATTTTATTTTATCAGTTGAGATCGTCATTATTGCATTGGGAACTGTTCTTGGAAAACCTATTTTATTTCAAGTATTAGTTGTAAGTATTGTAGCTATAATAGCAACAGTTGGCGTTTATGGCATCGTTGCTCTTATTGTTAGAATGGATGATTTAGGATACAAGCTTGTTAGTTTAAGTAGTAAAGAAAAGAGTGTTTCAAAGTTTATTGGTAATTTTTTAATCAGAGCACTTCCTATAGTTATTAAAAGCTTGTCTGTAATTGGTACTGTAGCCCTAATGTTGGTAGCGGGCGGTATATTTGTTCATAATATTGAGTTCTTTCATCATTTTTTAGAAATATTACCATCCTATGTAAAAGATTTTATTGTTGGTTTGCTGGTTGGCTTTGTGGCGCTTTTAATGGTTAAGTTATTTAAGACTATTAAGAAGAAATTGTTTAAGAATAAAATAGGAGAAGCTTAG
- a CDS encoding CDP-alcohol phosphatidyltransferase family protein: MKQHVPNVLTLLNLLCGSIAVIFVIDNNFIAASLFVFLGIFFDFFDGFVARKLNVQSELGLQLDSLADMITSGLVPGLIMYKLLSLTVNTSDKINNDWSSNTDWLDFNLPILPLLGLLVTLASAYRLANFNLDTEQQSYFKGLPTPANTLLIVSLPLIMEFQNNDLINAIILNKWFLIGLTFLSCYILNANIKLFALKFKDWSFKTNATRYIFIILCIVLLIVLQFAAIPVIILLYIIMSLVDNLTSK; encoded by the coding sequence ATGAAACAACATGTTCCTAACGTATTAACGCTTTTAAACTTATTGTGCGGAAGTATTGCGGTTATTTTTGTGATTGATAATAATTTTATTGCTGCCTCTTTATTTGTTTTTCTAGGAATATTTTTTGATTTTTTTGATGGTTTTGTAGCCAGAAAACTAAATGTTCAAAGTGAATTGGGTTTGCAGTTGGATTCACTTGCAGATATGATAACTAGTGGTTTAGTTCCAGGGCTTATAATGTATAAGTTGCTATCGTTAACTGTAAACACTTCAGATAAGATAAATAATGATTGGTCTTCGAATACGGATTGGTTGGATTTTAATTTACCAATACTTCCGCTTTTAGGGTTATTAGTAACATTGGCTTCTGCATATCGTTTGGCAAATTTTAATTTGGATACCGAACAACAAAGTTATTTTAAGGGCTTACCAACGCCTGCAAACACTTTGTTAATAGTATCATTACCATTAATAATGGAGTTTCAGAATAATGATTTGATTAATGCTATTATTCTTAACAAATGGTTTTTAATTGGGCTAACGTTTTTAAGTTGCTACATATTAAACGCTAATATTAAACTATTTGCCTTAAAATTTAAAGATTGGAGCTTTAAAACAAATGCAACACGATACATTTTTATAATACTTTGTATCGTATTACTAATTGTATTGCAGTTTGCTGCAATACCGGTTATTATTTTACTTTATATAATCATGTCGCTTGTAGACAATTTAACTTCCAAATAA
- a CDS encoding putative type IX sorting system protein PorV2, with the protein MKNYITALFCTLSVSIFSQTVRKYSNEFMNIGVDAAALGMSSAVTSHSADVNSGYWNPAGLLKIEDNQLALMHSSYFANIANYDYVAYAMPIDKQSAVGISLIRFAVDDILNTTQLIDEQGNINYDRISLFSTADYGLTFSYARHLPVQGLKYGVNAKVIRRVIGDFASSWGFGLDFGVQFESNNNWKFGVMARDITTTFNAWAIDEDEFAKIQNAVAGQNQELPETTEITIPKLQIGISKLIDFNYDYTLLTALNLNVRFEENNDIISSSFASVNPALGFEFGYIDMVYLRAGMGNFQNELQIDNSEQLSFQPSFGVGFKYNGVQIDYAFTDIGDQSVALYSNVFSLKLDFSIFR; encoded by the coding sequence TTGAAAAATTACATAACTGCATTGTTTTGTACACTATCTGTATCAATATTTAGTCAAACTGTTAGAAAATATTCTAATGAGTTTATGAACATTGGTGTGGATGCTGCTGCTTTGGGTATGAGCAGTGCTGTGACATCTCATTCTGCAGACGTTAATTCTGGTTATTGGAATCCTGCTGGTTTATTAAAAATTGAAGACAATCAATTAGCTTTAATGCACTCTAGTTATTTTGCAAATATTGCTAATTATGACTATGTTGCTTACGCCATGCCTATAGATAAACAAAGTGCTGTGGGTATCTCTTTAATTCGTTTTGCTGTTGATGATATTTTAAATACGACTCAACTTATTGATGAACAGGGAAATATTAATTATGATAGAATTAGTTTATTTTCTACAGCAGACTATGGATTAACATTTTCGTATGCAAGGCATCTTCCTGTACAAGGTTTAAAATATGGTGTAAATGCCAAAGTAATACGGCGAGTTATTGGTGATTTTGCTTCTTCTTGGGGTTTCGGTTTAGATTTTGGGGTACAGTTTGAATCTAATAACAACTGGAAATTTGGTGTGATGGCTCGTGATATTACCACTACTTTTAATGCTTGGGCTATTGATGAAGATGAATTTGCTAAGATCCAAAATGCAGTAGCTGGTCAAAATCAAGAATTACCCGAAACTACCGAAATTACCATTCCAAAGTTACAGATAGGTATTTCAAAGCTAATCGATTTTAACTATGATTACACATTACTAACAGCATTAAATTTAAATGTTCGTTTTGAAGAAAATAATGACATTATTTCATCATCTTTTGCCAGTGTAAATCCCGCGCTTGGTTTCGAATTTGGATATATAGACATGGTTTATTTGCGTGCTGGTATGGGAAATTTTCAAAACGAATTACAAATTGATAATTCTGAACAATTAAGCTTTCAACCTAGTTTTGGTGTAGGCTTTAAATACAATGGTGTTCAAATAGATTATGCTTTTACCGATATTGGAGACCAAAGTGTTGCTTTATATTCAAATGTATTTTCTTTAAAACTCGATTTCAGTATCTTTAGATAA